The window ACCTATGATACCCAATTGGACCAAGCCAAGGTCAAGGAAATCCTTCTAAGGGAAAATTTAACCGGTGTTGATGCTGTAATCGGTCCATTGGCTGCTGGTCCGTTGGATGAAGTGGCCGTTCAAGCCGCAGCAAAAAACATCCCTGTGATTGCACCGATTGCGTCCGACAGTAAACTGAGCCACAGCAATGTCTTTTTCTCCGTGCCCCGAGATGTGGTGCTTCGGGATAAAATGTTGGCCTATATGGAAAAAATCCACAAAGATGAAAATGTCATTATCATCGCGGATTCGACCCATCAAGTGGCACACGATTCCATTTTGAGCAAATTCCCCTCTGCCCAAATCGCTAAGGTAATCGACAATAAATCGCTTCACTTGGATAGATTTTTGGTACAACTTTCAGAAGAAAAGGAAAACTGGGTGTTTTTGGAGACAGATCAAGTAAATATGGTGTCCAGTGTTACATCTATTTTAAATTCTGCCAACATCTCTAGATTGGATGCTGAAGAAACCGATAAACAGGTTAAGGTTCGCATGTTTACCACCAGTTACAATGGGGCCTTTGAGGATGAGGCGGTTTCCAAAGCGCATTTGTCCAATTTGAAGTTTACCTATCCTTCGTTTTATCGCGAAACGGTCGATGATACTTTCACTCGGGCCTATACCAAAAAATACGACGGTCTGTTGCCGGACAGGTATGCCGTTCGTGGCTTTGATGTAACCATGGATGTTTTGTTGAAGCTCGCTTATAAAAAGAATCTTTTCGAGACCTCAAAATATATTGGTTTGACAGAGTATGCCGGCAACGGTTTCGATTATTATAATGATTGGACCTCAGGTTATTTTAACAGGGCGTGCTATATCATGGAATATGACGATCTTCGTATAAAAGAGGTAGAGCAAAAAAATGACAGCAAAAGTAACCTATAACGGCAATCTGCGCACCACTTGTGTGCACATACGTTCGGGCAGCGAATACATTACCGATGCCCCAGTGGACAACAATGGCAAAGGTGAGGCATTTTCACCCACCGACACTGTGGCCACTGGTCTGGCGAATTGTATGATGACCATGATGGGCATTAAGGCACGTGACCTTGGAGTAGATCTAGAGGGCTCAACCGCCGAGGTGACCAAGCATATGGCCGCCAACCCAAGACGGATTTCCAAAATAGAAGTGAAATTGGAACTGCCTGCCTCGGTTTCAGAGAAACACCGAAAAATTTTGGTGCACACCGCTAACACCTGCCCAGTGCATTACAGCCTTCATCCCGACATTGAACGTTCAATCGAATTTAATTGGGTAAAATAATTTCCATAGCATGTGTCTTTTTGCTCGCTTTTTTGGGATTTGGACAAGAAATCGAGGAAGGGGTACCATGGACGGAAAATGTTCGCCTTACTTGGGCCGACTTTAAGGGGAAGGTACCTCCAGCACAGCCTCCCGCTGCCACCACCGCAAGCGGCATCAGTTATTCCTATTCCGCCAATCTGCTGCACCACGAAGTAAAGTTGGACTTTGAGGTAAACGCCTATTTTTATCCCAATGAATCGTGGTACAAGCCCGAGCTCTGCGACGAAAATACCTTGGCACACGAGCAGCTCCATTTTGATATCACGGAGGTATTTGCCCGAAAGATGCGCGAAAAACTGCGTCGCACTTCTTTTTCGGATGATGTGAAGGCAGAAGTACGCAAGATTTACCACGATATCCTCAAAGAACTTCAGGAATACCAAGAGCGATACGACTGGGAGACCAATTTTTCCCGAAACCGGGAAAAGCAAGCGGAGTGGAACAGAAAAGTTGCGGAAGCGTTAAGGACGGGAGCCTAAATCATCTTTGGATGTATCATTTAGAACTTGGTCGATAGGAGGACCGACAACAGAATTTTGGTTGAATTTACGTATCCACCAAACTTTTCAAAAACTCACTGGCGGTCATCACCGGTAGCAAAGAATGTTTAAAGTCCTTGCCATTTCTGGTAATGATGATTTCACAACCAGATTCGGTAGCGCTGAAATATTGCAGGGCATCCTCAAAATCCTTGATAGGCGTGTTGAGGCCTTTCTCAACCGTTTGCTCGTCCATGGAGCATATCTCGCACAATATTTTGAATTTGCGCAGTTTTTCCTTTGCTATTTTTGGACTCTCATATTTGGAAAGAAAGTAGTTTACCGTGGCAAATGAAATAGGGGAGACAACCATGGTCAATTTTTTCTTTTCGGCCAATGTAGCAATTTTGGCAATGGGTGCATAAAAGGGTTCTCTCTCGCCCAAAAGGTCGAGCATTACATTGGTGTCCACAAAAATCCTCCTGCTCATTGGTGTTTTTTCATCAAATGCTCGGAATATTCTTTTTTAGGGTCGATATCGGTCGGGATTTTGGTTCCCGTGGAGATACTCTTCACAAAGGGAGAGATTTCAAACTCCGATTTGCCCATATCCGAGGTCAAGGATTGCAGATAGGCCTCCACAATTCGGGATAGGCTCATTTTCTTGTTGGAAGCGTACTTTTTTGCCCGTTCAATGATTTTTTGGTCAAGCTTCAATGTCAATTTGGTATCCATAGGAAATAGTTATACGTACAAATATATTAAATTAGTCCGTATAACGATTGCTTTTTAACCTTCTGTTATGGAAGGGAAGTAGGTGGAAAAGTCATTTCGGGAACTTGGGAAATAAGGGTGGTTGAACATTAAGGTTAAGGAAACACCTAAAATATCAGAATAAATTCAACATCTATTACCTACAATTTTGATTTTAGTACGATAAATAGGGCTATTCATCTGTCGAAGATCTATGAGTTTTGCTTCTTACTAACCGTAAAAAGCAAAAGTTTGGTTTCTTTAGAACAGATGAGTTGTCACAATTAATCTCGGATACTTATGGTACATCAGAGGCCTTAGCTGAACATTTGGATTTGGCTGTGGAAATGTTGTTTTATGTGGAAGAGGATACCTTTTCCAGAGAGGAACTACAGGAAGTGGCCACTGCGCTAAGGGGAGTGGTTCGGGTTTTGAGGGTGTTTAAACTGTAGCTATTTATTTCATTTTACCATGAATCATAATCCGTTTTAAGAAAATTATGCCTAGTTAAAATTTAGTAAAGACTTGTAATCAACTAAATATCACACCTTAAAAAACCATCCTTGAGCGCAGCAATCTTATCCTCCCAGGTCACGATAAATTCTTGCGCTACGTAGCCTGTAAATCCGGTATCGTGGATAGCTTTAATGATGGCTGGATAGTACAGTTCTTGGGTTTCATCAATTTCGTGCCTGCCCGGAACGCCCGCTGTATGGTAGTGCCCAAAATAGGGATGATAGTTTTGTATGCTTCGGATAATGTCGCCTTCCTGAATTTGCATGTGGTAGATATCGAACAACAATTTAAAATTGTCACTGCCCAAGTGTTTGCACAGTTCCACACCCCAAAGGGAGTTGTCACACATATAATCCGGATGGTTCACTTGGTTAAAAAGCTCCATTTGAATCACTACCCCATGTTTTTCGGCCAAGGGCATAATCTGCGAAAGCCCGTCCACACAATTTTGTAACCCAACGTAGTCGTTCATCCCGTCCCGATTGCCACTAAAACAAATGAGGTTGGTGTAGCCCGCTTCGGCCACCTTCGGGATCATTTCCGTATAGTTCTTAATGAGCTGTTTATGATATTTGGGATTGTTCCATCCCTCGGTCAGGCTTATCTCGGCCCCATTGCACATGGAGCAGTGGATGCCGTATTTTTTTAAAATGGGCCACCTATCGGGACCCACCAAATCAATGGCCTTAACGCCCAACTCGTTCAGGGTTTTTAGAAAATCTTCCAGCGGAATATCGCTAAAGCACCATTCGCATACACTGTGGTTGATGTTCCCCTTGAGTTTGAACTCCTTACTGGGAGCTTGGGAAGCGGTCATGGCTGAGGTTGAGGCCAGACCTGCGGAGCCGATTGCGGCCGTGGCGATAAAATTTCTACGTTTCATTTTACGGATTTGTTCTTGGAAAGATAGTATTTTAGGCCTATAAATGGAAATACGTCCCGATTCACAGCAACTTTTGGAACTGGCACATTACAAAATGCCCTTTGGTAAGTATAAGGGGCGTTATTTGGTAGATCTGCCCTTGGCCTATTTGGTTTGGTTCCGCCAAAAAGGGTTTCCCGAAGGCAAGCTGGGCAACTATCTCAATACCATGCTCACCATTAAGGACAACAACCTAGAACCCTTGATAAGAAAGCTGCAAAAAGATTTTCCTCGCAAATCTACCTGATTTTTGCCCAGCAATTAGTAATTTTACGCCCCGTAATAGAAAGATCAATATGTCAGATACCAAGTACATTTTCGTTACGGGAGGCGTTACCTCTTCATTGGGTAAGGGAATCATCGCCGCATCCTTGGCCAAATTGCTGCAGGCCAGGGGTTACCGAACCACCATCCAAAAGTTAGATCCATACATTAACGTAGACCCCGGAACCCTTAATCCGTATGAGCATGGTGAATGTTACGTGACCGATGATGGTGCCGAAACCGACTTGGATCTTGGACATTATGAGCGCTTCTTGAACGTTCGCACATCACAGGCCAATAACGTGACCACTGGTCGAATCTACCAAAGCGTAATCGAAAAGGAACGAAGAGGGGAGTTTTTGGGCAAAACGGTACAAGTAGTGCCCCACATCACCAACGAGATCAAAGAACGCATCCAAATTTTAGGGAACAGTGGCGATTACGACATTGTGATCACTGAAATTGGCGGGACCGTGGGTGATATTGAATCCTTGCCCTACATAGAAGCGGTTCGGCAATTGCTTTGGGAATTGGGCGAACATAACGGAATTGTAATCCACCTTACCTTGGTGCCCTTTTTGTCGGCAGCGGGTGAATTAAAGACAAAACCCACGCAGCACTCGGTAAAGACCTTAATGGAAAGCGGTATAAAGGCAGACATATTGGTATGCCGCACCGAGCATCAGATTTCGGAGGATATCAAACAAAAATTGGCCCTTTTCTGTAATGTGAAGAAAGAGGCCGTAATCCAATCCATCGATGCATCTACCATTTACGATGTACCATTGATGATGCAGGAAGAAGGCTTGGATACGGTAGCCCTGGAAAAATTGGCACTCACCAATACCGTGGAGCCCAATTTGGACCAATGGAAAGAATTTTTGCAGAGGCATAAAAATCCGAAGGATAAAGTTGTTATTGGGTTGATCGGAAAATATGTGGAGCTTCCCGATTCCTACAAGTCCATACAAGAAGCATTTATCCACGCAGGAGCGGCCAATGAGGTGGAGGTGGAGGTGAAATCGATTCACTCCGAACATCTATCAGAAAAAAATATTGAAAGGAAATTGCAGGGCCTCGACGGTATTTTGGTGGCTCCCGGTTTTGGGGAGCGCGGTATCGAAGGAAAAGTGACCGCTGTAAGATATGCGAGGGAAAATAACATTCCTTTCCTGGGTATTTGTTTGGGCATGCAAATGGCGGTGATTGAATTTGCCCGAACCGTACTTGGACTTTCTAAGGCCAATTCCACCGAAATGGACAAAACAACACCGGACCCTGTCATTAGTTTGATGGAGGAACAGAAATCCATCACTGACATGGGAGGAACCATGCGTTTGGGTGCTTGGGACTGCCACTTACAAGAAGGTAGCTTAGTAAAACAAGTATATGGTAGCTCCGATATTGAGGAACGCCATAGACACCGTTACGAATTCAACAATAAGTATAAGGAACAGATGGAACAGGCCGGCTTGATCGCTTCAGGGCTAAACCCCAAGACCGGCTTGGTGGAAGTGGTGGAAATCCCGTCGCATCCTTGGTTTGTGGGAGTGCAGTACCATCCGGAATATAAAAGTACCGTCGCAAGCCCACATCCGTTGTTCGTAGGGTTCGTAA is drawn from Flagellimonas sp. MMG031 and contains these coding sequences:
- a CDS encoding OsmC family protein; amino-acid sequence: MTAKVTYNGNLRTTCVHIRSGSEYITDAPVDNNGKGEAFSPTDTVATGLANCMMTMMGIKARDLGVDLEGSTAEVTKHMAANPRRISKIEVKLELPASVSEKHRKILVHTANTCPVHYSLHPDIERSIEFNWVK
- a CDS encoding DUF922 domain-containing protein, coding for MGKIISIACVFLLAFLGFGQEIEEGVPWTENVRLTWADFKGKVPPAQPPAATTASGISYSYSANLLHHEVKLDFEVNAYFYPNESWYKPELCDENTLAHEQLHFDITEVFARKMREKLRRTSFSDDVKAEVRKIYHDILKELQEYQERYDWETNFSRNREKQAEWNRKVAEALRTGA
- a CDS encoding PIN domain-containing protein, producing MSRRIFVDTNVMLDLLGEREPFYAPIAKIATLAEKKKLTMVVSPISFATVNYFLSKYESPKIAKEKLRKFKILCEICSMDEQTVEKGLNTPIKDFEDALQYFSATESGCEIIITRNGKDFKHSLLPVMTASEFLKSLVDT
- a CDS encoding DUF6364 family protein; translated protein: MDTKLTLKLDQKIIERAKKYASNKKMSLSRIVEAYLQSLTSDMGKSEFEISPFVKSISTGTKIPTDIDPKKEYSEHLMKKHQ
- a CDS encoding TIM barrel protein, whose translation is MKRRNFIATAAIGSAGLASTSAMTASQAPSKEFKLKGNINHSVCEWCFSDIPLEDFLKTLNELGVKAIDLVGPDRWPILKKYGIHCSMCNGAEISLTEGWNNPKYHKQLIKNYTEMIPKVAEAGYTNLICFSGNRDGMNDYVGLQNCVDGLSQIMPLAEKHGVVIQMELFNQVNHPDYMCDNSLWGVELCKHLGSDNFKLLFDIYHMQIQEGDIIRSIQNYHPYFGHYHTAGVPGRHEIDETQELYYPAIIKAIHDTGFTGYVAQEFIVTWEDKIAALKDGFLRCDI
- a CDS encoding DUF3820 family protein, yielding MEIRPDSQQLLELAHYKMPFGKYKGRYLVDLPLAYLVWFRQKGFPEGKLGNYLNTMLTIKDNNLEPLIRKLQKDFPRKST
- a CDS encoding CTP synthase, with the protein product MSDTKYIFVTGGVTSSLGKGIIAASLAKLLQARGYRTTIQKLDPYINVDPGTLNPYEHGECYVTDDGAETDLDLGHYERFLNVRTSQANNVTTGRIYQSVIEKERRGEFLGKTVQVVPHITNEIKERIQILGNSGDYDIVITEIGGTVGDIESLPYIEAVRQLLWELGEHNGIVIHLTLVPFLSAAGELKTKPTQHSVKTLMESGIKADILVCRTEHQISEDIKQKLALFCNVKKEAVIQSIDASTIYDVPLMMQEEGLDTVALEKLALTNTVEPNLDQWKEFLQRHKNPKDKVVIGLIGKYVELPDSYKSIQEAFIHAGAANEVEVEVKSIHSEHLSEKNIERKLQGLDGILVAPGFGERGIEGKVTAVRYARENNIPFLGICLGMQMAVIEFARTVLGLSKANSTEMDKTTPDPVISLMEEQKSITDMGGTMRLGAWDCHLQEGSLVKQVYGSSDIEERHRHRYEFNNKYKEQMEQAGLIASGLNPKTGLVEVVEIPSHPWFVGVQYHPEYKSTVASPHPLFVGFVKAVLTQKHKQNNASLA